In Pyricularia oryzae 70-15 chromosome 2, whole genome shotgun sequence, one genomic interval encodes:
- a CDS encoding mitochondrial import inner membrane translocase subunit tim23, protein MASFWNSITGNKPEPKPSSEAPTQQHTSAPASTQNPLFDSSQPQGVDAFLGSSAFTDPSALHPLAGLNKDALEYITLEDSTLSDLPGSQSVIPSRGWSDDLCYGTGITYLAALGVGGAWGAQEGLRRSVGQPPKLRLNSVLNAVTRRGPFLGNSGGVVAIVYNLANSYFGYLRGKHDAANSIAAGTLSGMLFKSTRGLRPMMVSGAIVGSVAGVWAVARKTFEKGSEEEIAH, encoded by the exons ATGGCCTCCTTTTGGAACTCAATAACAGGGAACAAACCCGAGCCCAAGCCCTCCTCGGAAGCCCCTACACAGCAACACACCTCGGCGCCAGCCTCGACCCAGAACCCATTATTCGACTCATCACAACCCCAAGGCGTCGATGCTTTCCTCGGCAGCTCTGCTTTCACGGACCCGTCAGCGCTGCACCCGCTAGCAGGCCTCAACAAGGATGCGCTCGAGTACATCACCCTCGAGGACTCGACCCTTTCAGATTTGCCCGGCTCGCAGTCCGTCATCCCCTCGCGAGGCTGGTCCGACGACCTCTGTTACGGCACCGGAATCACGTACCTTGCCGCGCTCGGTGTCGGTGGTGCCTGGGGTGCGCAGGAGGGTCTGCGTAGGTCGGTCGGCCAGCCGCCCAAGCTGCGCCTCAACTCTGTCTTGAACGCGGTCACCAGGCGAGGACCTTTCCTCGGAAACTCGGGTGGTGTTGTAGCTATCGTCTACAACTTGGCCAACTCCTACTTTGGCTACCTTCGCGGCAAGCACGACGCTGCCAACTCCATCGCTGCCGGTACGCTGAGCGGCATGTTGTTCAAGAGCACTAGGGGTCTGCGGCCTATGATGGTTTCCGGTGCTATCGTCGGCTCCGTTGCGGGAGTTTGGGCT GTGGCACGGAAGACCTTCGAGAAGGGGTCTGAAGAGGAGATCGCACACTAA